GTCGGATAGCCCAAGGAACCCCACCAAACTCAACCCGTCGCGGCACAATTTCGCAATGTCGTCGGGCTCGTCCACGACGGATTGTGCCTGTGGTGCGGTCAGCCGGCGCTGCGCCACCGCGATCACCCGCAACCCGCGGGCGGCCAGGTCAGCGACCGCGTCGTCCATGCTCGTGCCGATGCCTTCGCAGGCCGCCAGCACCACCTCGGGCGCGCCTTTGACGGTCAGCTCGGTGCCGGACACCGAGGCTGAGAAGGACCTACCGGAGCGGAACGGAAGGTGGGCGGCGGCTTCCGCGGCACCGGAGCCCGGACCATAGGCGCTGCCGGCGGATGCCGCCGCAGCTGCTTCGACGATGGCGACGTCGGTGGCGTGCACCTGCGGGCCGTTCGATGCCGGCGCGGCGTGCGTCGCACAGCGCAGCACTTCCTCGCTCGAGTAACCCGCCGCCGGCTGGACCTTCGCCACCCGCAACCGGTTCTCGCTGAGTGTTCCGGTCTTGTCGAAGCAGATGACGTCGACCCGGCCGAGCGCCTCGACCGAACGCGGAATGCGGACCAGCGCACCGAACTGACTCAGCCGTCGCGCGGACGCCTGCTGGGCCAGCGTCGCCACCAGCGGCATCCCTTCCGGCACCGCGGCCACCGTGACTGCGATGCCGCTGGCGACCGCTTGGCGTAGGCCCCGGCGGCGCAACAGCCCAAGCCCCGCGACCAGTGCGCCGCCGGTAATGCTGACCGGCCAGGCCTGGTTGGTGAGCCGACTCAGCTGGTGTTGCAGGCCAACATTGGACAGGTCAGCGGACACGAGCTCGGCCGCACGGCGCTCCTGGGTGTCGTGACCAACAGCGGTCACCATCGCGACCGCGGTCCCGGACACGACCGTCGTTCCCGCGTAGAGCATGCACCGGCGTTCGGCCACGTCGGCGCCGGGAGTGGCTTCGACTTGCTTGGCCACCGACAGTGACTCACCGGTGAGCGCGGACTCGTCGACCTCCACGTCGACCTCCTCGATCACCCGGGCGTCGGCGGGCACAACCTCGTGAGTCCGCACCTCGATGATGTCGCCCGGGCGCAGCTCCTCTGCGCGGATATCGATGTATACCGGCTGATCGTCGGCGCCGTTGCACACCTTCCTGGCGGGCGGAATCTGCTGAGCTAACAAGCGGTTCAGCCGGCTCTCGGCACGCAGCCGCTGGCTGGCGGCGAGGATGGAGTTTCCGGTCAACACCGAACCGACCATCACCGCGTCCACCGGCGACCCCAACACCGCGCTCGCCATTGCCCCAAGCGCCAGCATGGGCGTCAACGGGTCCGACAACTCCGCACGCACGGCCTTGGCCAGCTGCCAAACCGCGTTCAAGGGTGCTTCGGTCAGTTGCGCGCCGCGCTTTGCCGTGTGTAGGCCACCGGCCAGCGCACGTGCTGGGAACGCCGACTGCGGTGGCTTCGCCGCTGCCTGTCCATCCGGCGACGGCAACGCCTTGCGGACTTGCTCGACCGACATCGCGTGCCACTCATGAGTGGCTGCCGGTCGCGGCGCTTGTGCGCCGACGACCTTGCGCGCCAGCAGGTACCCCGAGAGCATTCCGGCCGCGGCGCCGGTGGTCACCGGTCCGGGACCGAGGCCGCGGACCCCGGGCAGCATCAACAGGGCGCCCAAAGCTGATGCACCACCAGAAATTTCGTTACCGCGCTGGCGTGCCGCTCTGGCCGCCGGAATCGCATGCAGCACCCGCCAGGCGGCCCCAAGATCGGGCAACAGGACATCTGCGTACCAGGGCGGTGCGCCGGCTCCGGGCCGCGGCATCACACCGAGTGCCACGTTGGCAAACGAAAGTGCTTGCGCCCCAACCGATGACAACACCGCTACCGTGCGCCCCGCCTCGCGCAGATCGGCCACCGTACGGGCCAGGGCCTCGTCGATGGACCCGTTAGCACCGTCTTCCCCGGGCCGTACGTCGTCGAACACCGGTCGCAACTCACCCAGTGAGTCGAGATCGACCGAAACCAGATCCGCCCCGGTGCGGTGTGCCTCAGCGACCACGGCGGAAGCCATCGGATCGTGCGCGGGACGCAAGAGTGCCTCGACTTCGGAATCAGGATCGCTGGCTGAGACGCCGGGCACCGGGTGCCAGCCGGGGCCCAGGCCGTTCTTCTCCAGCATGAGGTGCGCTCGGTTCCACACCGCGGACAGCTCGTCCTCGCCGCAGCCGCGGATGCGCGCCACGCGCAAGCTGTCGGTGCACAGCACTCGGGGATCGATGACGATCGCGTCGACCCGATCCAACCGGCGCAGACCGTCCGGCCGCAGCGGCAACACCGCGTGTTGTTCGGCCAAGCCTTGACCGAGCGCCGCGGCGAATGCCTCGGGCGTGGTCCGGCTGGCCTTGGGGGTCGCCACCAGTGTCGCGGTCGCGGCCGTGTCCACGTCGCGGGTCCCGGCACCGACCAGCCCCGCGCTAAGCGCTTGGACGAGCGCGAAACGACCGGCGTTGCGATCGACTGGATGCGCCGTCGGCGCGGGCTGTGACCAAGGGGAATGACGCTGGCTGGCCGGTTGGTCCGCGTGTGGTGCCAGGTGCGGTTCATGCCGGCGCCAGGCACTCGCCTCGGCGCGGCATTCCGCGGCCTTCAGGGACTCCATCGTCAGATCCACCGCCAATGCCGCCGGCGACTGCGTGACGGTGTGTGCGGCTGCCATTGCCAGCTCGAGGACGGTGTCCGTCGCCACCTTGCCTATTCGATCCTCGAGCAGGCGGCGCAGCCAGGGCTGGTAGTCCACGGCTGCCACGGCTGCCTCGAAACCGAGCGGAAACCGGGGCCACCGCAGCGCCCGGCCGGCGAGCGCCAAGCCCAGCCCGGCCGCGTTGGCGGCTACGGTGGCAGCTCTGATCGCCAGCACCACGCCGTCGCCCGGCAGACTTCCCGGCTGATCGGTGTCTTGGCTTGGGCGGTAACGGTCTTCGGCTTGTTCGGCGTCATCGACAACACGGCAAAGCTCACCCAGCGATATGCCGGCATCGTCGATGTCGACGACGACTCGGGATAGCGGGTAGTTCAGGCTCGCCGAGGTGACACCGGGGTGGGCTTGGACCGCGTCGAGCACGACTCGTCCGAGTTCATCGCCGCCCACACTGTCAAGGCCGCGCACCTCGATCCAGGCGCGACGCTCGCCACGCCAACAATTCCGGCTGAGTGTCTCGCGGGAAAGCTCACCAGAAAGTGCCTTGGCTCCTTCGCGCAGCGGGATGGTGGCAACCTTCATTCCCGTCTCGACACCGGCCTTGGCGGCCGAGCCCGCGGTCTTGGCCAGGATCACCGAGACAGCTGTCGCGGTGGTGATCGACGCGTCGGTCAGGGTGGCGGTCGCCCGCAAGCCCGTCGCGACAGCACGCAACGGCATAGCCCGTCCAATGGATGTAGCAATGCTCAAGAGTTGCTCAACGCCGCCGACTAGTTGGTGCTACGCAGCTCAGTGGTGCCCGTCCGGCGGCTGCCCGTCTTCTTGGCCGTTGTCTTGCTGGCGGACTTTTGTGGCGCTTCCTTTTCTGGTGCGGGCTTGTTGGGTACCGGTGCAAGTTTCGCCTTCACCGGTGGTGCGGCCACCTCGGGGCTGCGGTTCATCTTCCGCAATAGCAATGCTCCGCCGCCCACTGCCACCAGGATCGGCCAATCGACGAGGCCGGCGACACCAACCGCGCCGATGGCCAACGCGGCTGCCGCTGTCGACTTGCTGCCGCTGCTGAGTCCCTTCTGAATGCCTTTGGCGGCTCCGGTCACGCCTCCGACAACGCCGCTCACGGCGGCGCCGCCTACCGCGCCGGCGGCCGCCGTGGTCGCCGTAGCTGTGCGACTCACCGTTCGACCAACGCTGCGGACTGTCCCGCCCACGACACCCATGATTACTCCCTGGCCAAATTGCTTTCGTTTCAAAACGGTTTAACTACAGTTCTACACCCGTTAACCCGCCATTGTATTCGCAGCACTGATGACTAGAAATGCAAGCCTGCCATGCCGCCATCACTGAGACAACGCGGAACTTGTGTGCGAAGTGCAACCAAGGCCATTGGCTGCTTACCCGGCGTTCAGGTCGACGAGCACCGGAGCGTGATCGCTGGGTGCTTTGCCCTTGCGCTCCTCGCGCACGATCTGGGCGTCGATCACCCGGGCGGCCAATGCCGGCGAGGCGAGGATGAAGTCGATGCGCATGCCCTGCTTCTTCGGGAACCGCAGCTGCGTGTAATCCCAGTAGGTGTAGACCCCGGGGCCCGGGGTGAAAGGCCGTACCACGTCCGTGAATTGCGCGTCGACAAAGGCGTTGAATGCCCTGCGTTCCGGTTCGGAAACGTGCGTGCAGCCGGCGAAGAATTCGGTGCTCCAAACGTCGTCATCGGTGGGGGCGATGTTCCAGTCGCCGACCAGTGCGATCGGAGCCGCAGGATCGTTGCGCAGCCAGCCGCTTGCCGTGTCACGCAGCGCGGCGAGCCAATCCAGTTTGTAGGAGTAATGGGGATCGTCCAGGGCGCGACCGTTGGGCACGTAGAGGCTAAAGATCCGGACGCCGCCGCAGGTGGCGCCTAGAGCGCGGGCCTCGGCGGTGGCGGCCACCTCCGGCTTGCGGCTCCAGCTGGGTTGGCCGTCGAACCCAACCTGCACGTCATCGAGACCGACGCGGGACGCGATCGCCACGCCGTTCCACTGATCGAAGCCGACGTGTGCGACTTCGTAGCCAAGTTCGAACAGTGGCAATGCGGGGAACTGGCTGTCCGAGCACTTGGTCTCCTGCATGGCCAGCACGTCGACATCGGCGCGCGCAAGCCAATCAAGGACGCGGTCCAAGCGGGTGCGAATCGAATTCACATTCCAGGTGGCCAGCCGCAGGGTGCCGTCGGGCATGGCTAGAAGGTATCCGAGGTGGCCGAGCTGGCCGGGAGGTAGCGGCAGCGATGGTGTAGCCGGAAGCCCAAGGTTTCGGCAAGGGTGGCCGTGGCGGTGTCGTGCACGCGCACGTAGCCGCGGGTCGCGCCGCAGCCCGCGCCCCAACCCAACAGCGCTTCCCACAGCCGGCGGCATGCCGAGCCGGCCGCGTGTTGGTGGTCCGCGGCACGCATCGCCGACAGACCCACCCACCGGGTGCCGTCCGGAGCATCGGTCACCGCCGCGCGGGTGACCGCCACGCCCGGGTAGCTGCCGAATGCC
The nucleotide sequence above comes from Mycobacterium decipiens. Encoded proteins:
- a CDS encoding exodeoxyribonuclease III, which gives rise to MRLATWNVNSIRTRLDRVLDWLARADVDVLAMQETKCSDSQFPALPLFELGYEVAHVGFDQWNGVAIASRVGLDDVQVGFDGQPSWSRKPEVAATAEARALGATCGGVRIFSLYVPNGRALDDPHYSYKLDWLAALRDTASGWLRNDPAAPIALVGDWNIAPTDDDVWSTEFFAGCTHVSEPERRAFNAFVDAQFTDVVRPFTPGPGVYTYWDYTQLRFPKKQGMRIDFILASPALAARVIDAQIVREERKGKAPSDHAPVLVDLNAG